atcAGCTCACCACCATGCTGGTTGGGCTGAGACAGGGCTGGGGGATTTTGGCACTGAGAGCTGGACGTGCCGGGACAGGGACCCACAATAGTCATGCCATTCCATGAGGCAAGTAAAGAAGCTTTATTAGGGTGAGGTGAACACAGAGTTAAAACCTGTCCTAGGgactgaaaccagcacagaccccaAGGGCCTGGGGCCAGCTGAAGCAGGGCTAAGCTCCCTATGGAGCCTTTTTGTCTGCAGCCACAGAGGCTGCCTTCTTCATCCTGGccttcccctgcccagctcctggagtCACCCGGGGCTTCTTCGCCTGACCTTGACTTCCCTGTGCCTTGGGGGCATCCTGCTGTGCCTCCTTGGGCACCTTCACCTTGGTCTTTCCCCTGGGGGCCTTCTTGGGCCCCTTCACCGCCGCACTTGCAGAACTGTCGCTATCTCTCCCTCCTGCGTTCTCAGCAGCCCGAGCCGTGCTGGGTCCTGAGCGTCCTTTTCGGGGGCCCTGGCGGTGGCTGGCAGCTTTTGGGGCCCCTGAAGGCCCCGGGCCACGAGCCCGGGGCTGGTCAGCAGTTTGGGGGTGCTTCACTCTGTCGCTCCTGGGCTTCTCTGCTGCTCGTGGCTGGGCctggaggggagagagagaagagagcaCCTCAGGGTGTTGCTGTGCCACGAGCCACCCAACCCTGCTGCTGGCCCCGACTCACATTCACGGGCTTCGCCTTCGGCTGCTTCTTGGCGGCACCTGTGGAGGAAGGGCAGCAGATGAGTCTAGGGAGGCCAGGCAGCGTCAGCTTGttcacagcagccacagccccttACCTCGCGGTCGTGCTCCTGCCACCGGGGCCTGGGGCTCCTTGGCGGTCCCTTTCTGCCCTGGATTTGAGGCCTGTCCTCCGTCAGGATCTGCCCggcccagctgctgcttctgccctgATTTCCTGCGTGCTAACTGGAGGTGAGAGAGGGGAGTCAACAGGGCCAGCCAGCACCTcagtccccagccctgtggctccagcagcccttGCTCACCTTGAAGGTGCCAGTGGCCCCCACAGAAGATGAGTTGTGCCGCACCAGGTCCCCGCAGCTCAGCCCCTTGCTCAGCGCCCGCTTCAGCAGGTACTTGAGGCGGATGGAGTCCACAGTGGGGTACTTGGCCAGGATGAAACGCCTGATGGCAATGGCAGAGGCACCCTTCTTCTCATCGAGAGCCTGCAGTGCCTCCTTGACCATCTGCAGGGTTGGAGGGTGATGGGCCTGCCTGTGCGGGGCGATGCcggcagctgtggctgctacAAGAGAGACCATTTGGGACTGAAGTCCAGTCCTGAGACATTCACACCCCCAGCAGCCTCTAAGCCCCCAGAAGCCAAGCAGCCACAACCCTGctcatccctgcagcccccccaaGCCCAGGGCATGAACCAAGCTCCAGCTCTGAGGGACCCCACAGCACTTGCAGACTCCTTACCCCGCTGGGGCTCCATAGCAGCGCACAAATCCAGGCAGTCACAGGCACCTCcactcacagcagcacaaacccTACTGCCCTACCAAGCTCACCTCCATCCAATTTATCTGAtgagcagcctggctgcaggtgcTGGTTGGCAGCTGCTAATTGCTGTGGTCGAAACCCTGGTGGAAGCCAGGGTCTGGAGGCTGAAGAGCCTTTGTCAAAGCTTTGTGAGGGGCTGGAGGAAGAAGGGGTACACCTAAGCAGAGAGTTTGGAGAAGGATGAGAGATGGGAGTTTGCAGGGTGAGTGCCCTGAACAGGCAGACAAAGGGTGTTTACCTGCTGCAAGGTGGGTATTGGGGTGCTGGGATTGCAGCTTGCTGACAACACTTGCTGCAGGGTGCACAGGGaaccagcccagagcacaggaGGGCCACACAAACCCATGGCCAGTGTGAAGGTGGGATGTGTTGTCCGCCTTACCACGTATGGCCTCACTAGGAAATGGGATAGTGCTGGGAT
The Taeniopygia guttata chromosome 12, bTaeGut7.mat, whole genome shotgun sequence DNA segment above includes these coding regions:
- the H1-8 gene encoding histone H1.8, with the translated sequence MVSLVAATAAGIAPHRQAHHPPTLQMVKEALQALDEKKGASAIAIRRFILAKYPTVDSIRLKYLLKRALSKGLSCGDLVRHNSSSVGATGTFKLARRKSGQKQQLGRADPDGGQASNPGQKGTAKEPQAPVAGARPRGAAKKQPKAKPQHPEVLSSLSPLQAQPRAAEKPRSDRVKHPQTADQPRARGPGPSGAPKAASHRQGPRKGRSGPSTARAAENAGGRDSDSSASAAVKGPKKAPRGKTKVKVPKEAQQDAPKAQGSQGQAKKPRVTPGAGQGKARMKKAASVAADKKAP